A region from the Ciconia boyciana chromosome 1, ASM3463844v1, whole genome shotgun sequence genome encodes:
- the FILIP1L gene encoding filamin A-interacting protein 1-like isoform X3, producing MVVDEQQRLTEQLNQQSQKIQELTTSAEQAHEKLAFAEAKVQEEEQRASRLEAELQAQSSKISQDKEAMMAKLTNEDSQNRQLRLKLTALSRQIDELEETNKSLRKAEEELQDLRDKINKGECGNSTVMTEVEELRKRLLEMEGKDEELIKMEDQCRELNRKLEKEASQSKNLKGEVDKLNKRIMELEKLEDAFNKSKQECYSLKCNLEREKMLTKQLSHELDGLKARIGELEAIESKLEKTEFTLKEDLTKLKSLTVMLVDERKTMGEKIKQTEEKLQAATSQLQVEQNKVMSVTEKLIEESKKALKSKSDAEEKVSSVTKERDELKNKLKAEEEKGSDLVSKVNILRKRLQSLEAVEKEFLKNKLKESTKSSTSLQQENNKIKELSQEVERLKQKLKEMKAIEDDLMKTEDEFESLERRYVNERDRAKLLSEELEAVKMEVARYKLTEKAESNQEQRLFKKLKEEEAKSSHLSREVDALKEKIHEYMATEDLICHLRGDHTVLQKKLLQQENKNRELAREMESLMKELERYRRFSKNFRPSLNGRRISDLQVFSKEVQTDPADNEPPDYKTLMPLERTVINGQLYEDSDNEDKDNEEEQTVSFKSNSSIANAVNKKLWIPWMKSKESHAQNGKIHTKQNGNCAQTGDLVLSHTPGQPLHIKVTPDHGQNTATLEITSPTTESPHSYTSTAVIPNCGTPKQRITIIQNASLTPVKAKAAEGYISPEQVISPITMTTFARSQTPESCGSLTPERTMSPLALPGSSSQEQILSSEPLEMGPKHAIFRVSPDRQSSWQFQRSNSTGSSVITTEDNKIHIHLGSPYVQALTNSKPISPCNPVQDNRTPALANGLPSKPTNKITSSITITPTATPLPRQSQITRTASCMEMLINQSQITDAFRHSIPTRIPKPKPTSTTKVPVKIPARHLNKPLQDSSSGKLRIIRTVSKTCLQSGGRS from the coding sequence ATGGTGGTGGATGAACAGCAAAGACTCACTGAGCAGTTGAATCAACAAAGTCAAAAAATTCAAGAATTAACCACTTCCGCAGAACAAGCACATGAGAAGCTGGCTTTTGCTGAAGCAAAAGTTCAAGAAGAGGAACAAAGAGCCAGCAGGCTGGAGGCTGAACTTCAAGCCCAAAGCAGTAAGATTTCCCAAGACAAAGAGGCAATGATGGCCAAACTAACCAATGAAGACAGTCAGAATCGCCAGCTCCGGTTAAAATTAACTGCTCTCAGCCGACAAATTGATGAGTTAGAAGAGACCAATAAATCTTTACgaaaagcagaagaagaacTGCAAGACCTAAGGGATAAGATAAATAAGGGAGAGTGTGGAAACTCCACGGTTATGACCGAAGTAGAAGAACTACGGAAACGACTGCTGGAGatggaaggaaaagatgaagagctaataaaaatggaagatcAGTGCAGAGAACTTAATAGAAAGTTAGAAAAAGAAGCATCACAGAGCAAGAACCTTAAAGGAGAAGTTGACAAACTCAACAAAAGAATTATGGAGCTGGAGAAATTAGAAGATGCTTTCAACAAGAGCAAACAGGAATGCTACTCCCTGAAATGCAacctagaaagagaaaaaatgttaacaaagcAGTTGTCCCATGAGCTGGATGGCTTAAAAGCTAGAATTGGCGAGCTTGAAGCAATTGAAAGTAAGTTAGAAAAAACTGAGTTTACTCTTAAAGAAGATTTAACAAAGCTGAAGAGTCTAACAGTGATGCTTGTGGATGAAAGAAAAACTATGggtgaaaaaataaagcaaacagaagaaaagctgcaagCTGCAACTTCTCAGCTTCAGGTGGAACAAAATAAAGTCATGTCTGTTACAGAAAAACTAATTGAGGAAAGTAAAAAGGCACTGAAATCAAAATCtgatgcagaggaaaaagtgtCCAGTGttacaaaagaaagagatgaactgaaaaacaaactcaaagcagaagaggagaaaggaagtgATCTTGTTTCCAAAGTGAATATTCTAAGAAAAAGACTTCAGTCACTGGAAGCTGTTGAAAAagagtttcttaaaaataaacttaaggAGAGTACTAAATCCAGCACCTCCTTGCAGCAGGAGAACAACAAAATCAAAGAGCTTTCTCAAGAAGTTGAGAGGCTtaagcagaagctgaaagaaatgaaggctATAGAAGATGACCTTATGAAAACTGAAGATGAATTTGAGTCTCTAGAACGAAGATATGTCAATGAACGGGACAGAGCCAAGCTCCTAtcagaggagctggaggctgtGAAAATGGAAGTGGCTAGAtataaattaacagaaaaggCAGAGTCCAATCAAGAGCAGCGTCTTTTTAAGAAGCTcaaagaagaggaagcaaaatcAAGTCATCTTTCCAGAGAAGTAGAtgcactgaaagagaaaattcatGAATACATGGCAACAGAAGACCTAATTTGTCACCTCCGAGGTGATCATACAGTCTTACAGAAGAAACTCCTccagcaagaaaacaagaacaggGAGTTAGCAAGAGAAATGGAAAGCCTCATGAAAGAATTGGAGAGGTACAGACGCTTCAGCAAGAACTTCAGGCCCAGTCTCAATGGAAGGAGAATTTCTGATTTGCAAGTTTTTTCTAAAGAAGTCCAGACAGATCCAGCAGACAATGAACCACCCGATTACAAAACCCTCATGCCTTTAGAGCGAACAGTCATAAATGGGCAGCTGTATGAAGACAGCGATAACGAGGACAAAGATAACGAGGAGGAACAAACAGTGTCTTTCAAAAGCAACTCATCCATTGCAAATGCCGTGAACAAAAAATTATGGATCCCTTGGATGAAGTCCAAAGAGAGCCATGCTCAAAATGGAAAGATTCAtacaaagcaaaatggaaactgTGCACAAACTGGAGACCTAGTGCTAAGCCATACACCTGGCCAACCTCTTCACATAAAAGTAACTCCAGACCATGGACAGAACACAGCAACACTTGAAATAACTAGTCCTACCACTGAAAGTCCTCACTCCTACACAAGCACAGCAGTTATACCCAACTGTGGCACTCCAAAGCAAAGAATAACCATTATTCAAAATGCTTCCTTAACAcctgtaaaagcaaaagcagcagaaggttACATAAGCCCAGAGCAAGTAATTTCTCCTATTACTATGACTACTTTTGCAAGATCACAAACTCCTGAATCATGTGGTTCTTTAACTCCTGAAAGAACAATGTCCCCTTTGGCTTTACCAGGCTCAAGTTCTCAGGAACAAATACTCTCCTCGGAGCCTTTGGAAATGGGACCCAAGCATGCCATTTTTAGAGTATCCCCAGACAGGCAGTCATCATGGCAGTTTCAGAGATCTAACAGTACGGGATCAAGTGTAATAACTACTGAGGATAACAAAATCCACATCCATTTAGGAAGTCCTTACGTCCAAGCTCTCACCAATTCTAAACCCATCAGCCCTTGTAATCCGGTGCAAGACAACAGAACTCCAGCACTAGCTAATGGCCTACCCAGTAAGCCCACCAATAAAATCACCAGCAGTATTACTATTACACCAacagccactcctctcccacgGCAATCACAAATTACA
- the FILIP1L gene encoding filamin A-interacting protein 1-like isoform X2 — protein MVVDEQQRLTEQLNQQSQKIQELTTSAEQAHEKLAFAEAKVQEEEQRASRLEAELQAQSSKISQDKEAMMAKLTNEDSQNRQLRLKLTALSRQIDELEETNKSLRKAEEELQDLRDKINKGECGNSTVMTEVEELRKRLLEMEGKDEELIKMEDQCRELNRKLEKEASQSKNLKGEVDKLNKRIMELEKLEDAFNKSKQECYSLKCNLEREKMLTKQLSHELDGLKARIGELEAIESKLEKTEFTLKEDLTKLKSLTVMLVDERKTMGEKIKQTEEKLQAATSQLQVEQNKVMSVTEKLIEESKKALKSKSDAEEKVSSVTKERDELKNKLKAEEEKGSDLVSKVNILRKRLQSLEAVEKEFLKNKLKESTKSSTSLQQENNKIKELSQEVERLKQKLKEMKAIEDDLMKTEDEFESLERRYVNERDRAKLLSEELEAVKMEVARYKLTEKAESNQEQRLFKKLKEEEAKSSHLSREVDALKEKIHEYMATEDLICHLRGDHTVLQKKLLQQENKNRELAREMESLMKELERYRRFSKNFRPSLNGRRISDLQVFSKEVQTDPADNEPPDYKTLMPLERTVINGQLYEDSDNEDKDNEEEQTVSFKSNSSIANAVNKKLWIPWMKSKESHAQNGKIHTKQNGNCAQTGDLVLSHTPGQPLHIKVTPDHGQNTATLEITSPTTESPHSYTSTAVIPNCGTPKQRITIIQNASLTPVKAKAAEGYISPEQVISPITMTTFARSQTPESCGSLTPERTMSPLALPGSSSQEQILSSEPLEMGPKHAIFRVSPDRQSSWQFQRSNSTGSSVITTEDNKIHIHLGSPYVQALTNSKPISPCNPVQDNRTPALANGLPSKPTNKITSSITITPTATPLPRQSQITITDAFRHSIPTRIPKPKPTSTTKVPVKIPARHLNKPLQDSSSGKLRIIRTVSKTCLQSGGRRVHSNSLNGSTDNLWENSFHIGLSLRTAKS, from the coding sequence ATGGTGGTGGATGAACAGCAAAGACTCACTGAGCAGTTGAATCAACAAAGTCAAAAAATTCAAGAATTAACCACTTCCGCAGAACAAGCACATGAGAAGCTGGCTTTTGCTGAAGCAAAAGTTCAAGAAGAGGAACAAAGAGCCAGCAGGCTGGAGGCTGAACTTCAAGCCCAAAGCAGTAAGATTTCCCAAGACAAAGAGGCAATGATGGCCAAACTAACCAATGAAGACAGTCAGAATCGCCAGCTCCGGTTAAAATTAACTGCTCTCAGCCGACAAATTGATGAGTTAGAAGAGACCAATAAATCTTTACgaaaagcagaagaagaacTGCAAGACCTAAGGGATAAGATAAATAAGGGAGAGTGTGGAAACTCCACGGTTATGACCGAAGTAGAAGAACTACGGAAACGACTGCTGGAGatggaaggaaaagatgaagagctaataaaaatggaagatcAGTGCAGAGAACTTAATAGAAAGTTAGAAAAAGAAGCATCACAGAGCAAGAACCTTAAAGGAGAAGTTGACAAACTCAACAAAAGAATTATGGAGCTGGAGAAATTAGAAGATGCTTTCAACAAGAGCAAACAGGAATGCTACTCCCTGAAATGCAacctagaaagagaaaaaatgttaacaaagcAGTTGTCCCATGAGCTGGATGGCTTAAAAGCTAGAATTGGCGAGCTTGAAGCAATTGAAAGTAAGTTAGAAAAAACTGAGTTTACTCTTAAAGAAGATTTAACAAAGCTGAAGAGTCTAACAGTGATGCTTGTGGATGAAAGAAAAACTATGggtgaaaaaataaagcaaacagaagaaaagctgcaagCTGCAACTTCTCAGCTTCAGGTGGAACAAAATAAAGTCATGTCTGTTACAGAAAAACTAATTGAGGAAAGTAAAAAGGCACTGAAATCAAAATCtgatgcagaggaaaaagtgtCCAGTGttacaaaagaaagagatgaactgaaaaacaaactcaaagcagaagaggagaaaggaagtgATCTTGTTTCCAAAGTGAATATTCTAAGAAAAAGACTTCAGTCACTGGAAGCTGTTGAAAAagagtttcttaaaaataaacttaaggAGAGTACTAAATCCAGCACCTCCTTGCAGCAGGAGAACAACAAAATCAAAGAGCTTTCTCAAGAAGTTGAGAGGCTtaagcagaagctgaaagaaatgaaggctATAGAAGATGACCTTATGAAAACTGAAGATGAATTTGAGTCTCTAGAACGAAGATATGTCAATGAACGGGACAGAGCCAAGCTCCTAtcagaggagctggaggctgtGAAAATGGAAGTGGCTAGAtataaattaacagaaaaggCAGAGTCCAATCAAGAGCAGCGTCTTTTTAAGAAGCTcaaagaagaggaagcaaaatcAAGTCATCTTTCCAGAGAAGTAGAtgcactgaaagagaaaattcatGAATACATGGCAACAGAAGACCTAATTTGTCACCTCCGAGGTGATCATACAGTCTTACAGAAGAAACTCCTccagcaagaaaacaagaacaggGAGTTAGCAAGAGAAATGGAAAGCCTCATGAAAGAATTGGAGAGGTACAGACGCTTCAGCAAGAACTTCAGGCCCAGTCTCAATGGAAGGAGAATTTCTGATTTGCAAGTTTTTTCTAAAGAAGTCCAGACAGATCCAGCAGACAATGAACCACCCGATTACAAAACCCTCATGCCTTTAGAGCGAACAGTCATAAATGGGCAGCTGTATGAAGACAGCGATAACGAGGACAAAGATAACGAGGAGGAACAAACAGTGTCTTTCAAAAGCAACTCATCCATTGCAAATGCCGTGAACAAAAAATTATGGATCCCTTGGATGAAGTCCAAAGAGAGCCATGCTCAAAATGGAAAGATTCAtacaaagcaaaatggaaactgTGCACAAACTGGAGACCTAGTGCTAAGCCATACACCTGGCCAACCTCTTCACATAAAAGTAACTCCAGACCATGGACAGAACACAGCAACACTTGAAATAACTAGTCCTACCACTGAAAGTCCTCACTCCTACACAAGCACAGCAGTTATACCCAACTGTGGCACTCCAAAGCAAAGAATAACCATTATTCAAAATGCTTCCTTAACAcctgtaaaagcaaaagcagcagaaggttACATAAGCCCAGAGCAAGTAATTTCTCCTATTACTATGACTACTTTTGCAAGATCACAAACTCCTGAATCATGTGGTTCTTTAACTCCTGAAAGAACAATGTCCCCTTTGGCTTTACCAGGCTCAAGTTCTCAGGAACAAATACTCTCCTCGGAGCCTTTGGAAATGGGACCCAAGCATGCCATTTTTAGAGTATCCCCAGACAGGCAGTCATCATGGCAGTTTCAGAGATCTAACAGTACGGGATCAAGTGTAATAACTACTGAGGATAACAAAATCCACATCCATTTAGGAAGTCCTTACGTCCAAGCTCTCACCAATTCTAAACCCATCAGCCCTTGTAATCCGGTGCAAGACAACAGAACTCCAGCACTAGCTAATGGCCTACCCAGTAAGCCCACCAATAAAATCACCAGCAGTATTACTATTACACCAacagccactcctctcccacgGCAATCACAAATTACA